The following DNA comes from Cellulomonas soli.
CTCGGCCGAGCCGTCCAGCGCGACCGGGATGTGCGTGTCGGACACCCACAGGAGCCCGTCGGGTCCGTCGATCCGCGCGCGCAGCGCGAGCCGCGCGTGCGGGTCGAGCTCGGAGCGGTCGACCACGACCTCGAACGGCACGGGGACCTCGTGCTGGGTGTGGATCACGCTGCGCCCGAGCGTGCGGGCGGGTGCGTCGGCGCGTGAGGTGTCCTCCACGGTCACGGTGACGACCGAGCGTGGCGGCAGCGCGATCCGTTGCCGGTAGGTGACCGCACCGGTGACCACGAGCGGACCGTCGGCGGGCAGGTGCGTGGGCTCGCCGAGGTGGTGCTCCGGCCCGGCCGCCGCCCGGTCGTCCGTGCTCGTCCCGACCGCCTGCGCGTCGGCCCTGCTCGTCCCGACCGCCTGCGTGTCGTCGGCGTGCGGGTCTCGCACGAGCCGCGCGGCACGTCCGTCGTCGGCGACGAGCTCGACGTCGTCGACGCCCTCGCGGACGGTCAGCGGCACGGCGAGCAGCCGCTGCACCGCCTCCTCGCACGCGGTCGCCTCCGGCGGTCCGGCCATCAGCGTCGACACCATCGGACCGATCACGAGCCGGCCGGGGCCGCCCTGGCCGTCGGACGGAGCGTCGGGCGACGCGTCGAGCGGCTCGTCGAACGTCCAGGTGCCGCGCACGCGGTTGACGCCCGAGCAGCCGTACACCTGCCCGTCCCCGTCGAACGTGAGCCACGGGCGGCCGTGCACGGCCGTGACCGGGTCCAGGTCGTCGATCCTGACGAACCGCCACGTCCCTGTCAGCGCCATGCCTCGATGATCGCGCGGTGCGGCCCGACCCGCACCGCGCGACGCCCGGCAGGGCAGGCAGGCGGGACACGCAGGCGGGGCAAGCCGGCGTGGCAAGCCGACGGGAGTACGCGGTGGCAGCGCGGTGTTGCCCTCGACGTGACCTCCGAGAACACCGTGCCCCTGTCCGTGCTCGACACGTCGCCCGTCTCGGCGGGCCAGACCTCCGCCGACGCCCTCGCCGCGACGACCCGCCTCGCCCGGAGCGCGGACGAGGCCGGGTACGCACGCTTCTGGGTCGCCGAGCACCACGCGATGCCCGCGGTCGCCTCGACGTCGCCAGGCGTCCTGCTCGCCCACCTGGCGTCCGCGACCGCCCGGATCCGGGTCGGCTCGGGCGGGGTCATGCTGCCGAACCACCCGACGCTGGTCGTCGCCGAGCAGTTCGCGATGCTCGAAGCGCTGCACCCGGGCCGCATCGACCTCGGCGTCGGCCGCGCCCCCGGCGCCGACCCGACGACCGCCGCGGCGCTGCGCCGCACCGTCGAGGGCCTGGGCGCCGAGGACTTCCCGGCCGAGGTCGTCGACCTGCTCGCGCTGCTCGGGGTCGACCTGCCGGGCCGGGCGGCCTCGCTGCACGCGCGACGGCTGTCGGCGACACCCGTCGCCTCCTCGTCGCCCGAGGTGTGGCTGCTGGGGTCGAGCACGTTCAGCGCCCAGCTCGCCGGCACGCTCGGCCTGCCGTTCAGCTACGCGCACCACTTCGGCACCGGTGGCACCGTGCCGGCCGCCGAGACCTACCGGCGCTCGTTCCGCCCGTCACCGGTTCTCGACGCCCCTCGTCTCATGGTGTCGGCCTCCGTGCTCGTGGCCGACACCGACGCCGAGGCGCACTTCCTGGCCGGCCCGAGCCGCGTCATGGCGCTGAGCCTGCGCACCGGCCGGCCCCTCGGACCGGTGGTCTCCCCGGAGGACGCCGCCCGCGAGCTGGCTGCGCTCGACCCGGAGGCCTCCGCGGACTTCTTCGCCCGGGTGCCCGGGACGCAGGTGGCCACGACCGCGGACCGGGCCGTCGACGAGCTCGCCGCTCTGGTGGCGCGCACCGGCGCCGACGAGCTCATGATCACCGGCACGGCGTTCGACGCGTCCACGCGGGTGCGCACGCTGGAGCAGGTCGCGGCGCGCTGGCCGGCGGCGGTCGCGGCCTGAGGGTCCGCTCAGCCGCGCGGGCGGGCGTCCGCCCAGTCCGCCAGCTCGACCCGCGGGCCCGTGTAGAACGGGATCTCCTCGCGCACGTGCAGCCGCGCCTCGGTGGCCCGCAGGTCGCGCATGAGGTCGACGATCCGGTGCAGCTCGGCCGCCTCGAACGCCAGGATCCACTCGTAGTCGCTCAGCGCGAACGACGCGACGGTGTTCGCCCGCACGTCGGCGTAGTCGCGCGCGGCCTGCCCGTGCTCGACCAGCATCCGACGGCGGTCGTCGTCGGGCAGCACGTACCAGTCGTACGAGCGGACGAACGGGTACACGCACATGTAGTCCCCTGCGGGCTCCCCGGCGAGGAACGCGGGCACGTGGCTGCGGTTGAACTCGGCGGGCCGGTGCAGGCCGACGACCGACCACACGGGGAACAGCTGGCGGCCCAGCTCGCTGGCACGCAGGCGCAGGTACGCGCCCTGGACCTCCTCGATGGTGGCCGCGTGCCACCACACCATGAGGTCGGCGTCGGCACGCAGGCCGGCCACGTCGTACCAGCCGCGGACGACGAGGCCCTCGGCGGCGACGGCGTCGAGCGCGGAGCGGACGATCGCGGCGCGCTCCTCGTCGTCGGCGGGCAGCTCGCCGTCGAAGGAGAACACCGACCACATCGTGTAGCGGACGGTGGCGTTCAACGCGTCGGTGTCGAGGTGGGCGTGGTCGGTCACGAGATCCTCCGGACGTGCGGCGGCGCCGGTCGGCGCCGGAACAGGGGTGGGGTCAGGACAGCGGGTCGGTGCTGCACGCCGCCGGGACGCCCGAGGCGACGCCGGCGCGCTGCCGGCAGCAGCCCGGGGCGCACACGTCGCGGAACGGTCCGAGGTCGCCGACGGCGACCCCGGGCGTCGGCTCGGCGCCGGCCTCGCGCTCCCGGGCGCGGCCTGCGCGCTCGAGCACCAGGTCCACGAGCCCCCGCACGAAGACCTCACGCGTGCCCACGGTGGCGGCCCGCACCGCGGCGAGCCCGAGGTCCGCGGCCGTCTCGAGAGCCTCGGTGTCGAGGTCGAACGCGACCTCCATGTGGTCCGAGACGAAGCCGATCGGGGCGATGACCACGGCGGTCGTGCCGGCGTCGGCGAGAGCCGTGAGGTGGTCGTTCACGTCGGGCGCGAGCCAGGGCTGGCTCGGCGGGCCGGAGCGCGAGCAGTACGCGAGATCCCACTCGATCGTCCGGCCGAGGATCGTGCCTGCGGCCTGCGCGACGGCCCGCGCGACGTCCAGGTGCTGCTCGCGATAGGTGGCTCCGGAGACGGCCGAGGCCTCCTCCATGGTGGTCGGGATCGAGTGCGTCACGAAGACGAGCCGCGCCGCTGCCGCACCGGCACCGCCGTCGGCGTCGGCCTCGGCCTCGGCCTCGGCCTCGGCCTCGAGCGTCCGGTACGCCTCGACGACCGCATCGACGTTGCCCTGCACGAAGCCCGGGTGGTTGAAGTACGCGCGGATCTTGTCGACCTGCAGCGGGTGCTCACCCGGCTCGAGGCCGATTTCGGCGCCCAGCGTGTCGAGGGCGCCGTACAGGTCCTCGCGGTACTGCCGGCAGCCGGAGTAGGAGGAGTAGGCGCTGGTGACGATCGCGACGACCCGACGGGCACCGTCGGCGTGCGCCGCGGCGAGCGCGTCGCGCGTGTAGGGCTGCCAGTTCCGGTTGCCCC
Coding sequences within:
- the hemQ gene encoding hydrogen peroxide-dependent heme synthase, which gives rise to MWSVFSFDGELPADDEERAAIVRSALDAVAAEGLVVRGWYDVAGLRADADLMVWWHAATIEEVQGAYLRLRASELGRQLFPVWSVVGLHRPAEFNRSHVPAFLAGEPAGDYMCVYPFVRSYDWYVLPDDDRRRMLVEHGQAARDYADVRANTVASFALSDYEWILAFEAAELHRIVDLMRDLRATEARLHVREEIPFYTGPRVELADWADARPRG
- a CDS encoding YbaY family lipoprotein, with amino-acid sequence MALTGTWRFVRIDDLDPVTAVHGRPWLTFDGDGQVYGCSGVNRVRGTWTFDEPLDASPDAPSDGQGGPGRLVIGPMVSTLMAGPPEATACEEAVQRLLAVPLTVREGVDDVELVADDGRAARLVRDPHADDTQAVGTSRADAQAVGTSTDDRAAAGPEHHLGEPTHLPADGPLVVTGAVTYRQRIALPPRSVVTVTVEDTSRADAPARTLGRSVIHTQHEVPVPFEVVVDRSELDPHARLALRARIDGPDGLLWVSDTHIPVALDGSAEPFTVPLVHVAGRQG
- a CDS encoding ferrochelatase, producing MATDTAPGTRTSPSPASAAPYDAVLLYSFGGPDGPDDVLPFLRNVTAGKGIPDERLAEVAEHYHHFGGRSPINAQNLALQRALVAELGSRGLDLPVLWGNRNWQPYTRDALAAAHADGARRVVAIVTSAYSSYSGCRQYREDLYGALDTLGAEIGLEPGEHPLQVDKIRAYFNHPGFVQGNVDAVVEAYRTLEAEAEAEAEADADGGAGAAAARLVFVTHSIPTTMEEASAVSGATYREQHLDVARAVAQAAGTILGRTIEWDLAYCSRSGPPSQPWLAPDVNDHLTALADAGTTAVVIAPIGFVSDHMEVAFDLDTEALETAADLGLAAVRAATVGTREVFVRGLVDLVLERAGRAREREAGAEPTPGVAVGDLGPFRDVCAPGCCRQRAGVASGVPAACSTDPLS
- a CDS encoding LLM class flavin-dependent oxidoreductase; amino-acid sequence: MTSENTVPLSVLDTSPVSAGQTSADALAATTRLARSADEAGYARFWVAEHHAMPAVASTSPGVLLAHLASATARIRVGSGGVMLPNHPTLVVAEQFAMLEALHPGRIDLGVGRAPGADPTTAAALRRTVEGLGAEDFPAEVVDLLALLGVDLPGRAASLHARRLSATPVASSSPEVWLLGSSTFSAQLAGTLGLPFSYAHHFGTGGTVPAAETYRRSFRPSPVLDAPRLMVSASVLVADTDAEAHFLAGPSRVMALSLRTGRPLGPVVSPEDAARELAALDPEASADFFARVPGTQVATTADRAVDELAALVARTGADELMITGTAFDASTRVRTLEQVAARWPAAVAA